GCGCTTTGACCGCCTGCGTGCCCGAGTAATCGAACTCGCACGCCTGCCCGATGACGATTGGCCCAGAGCCAATCAGCAACACCGATTTCAAATCTTTACGAAGCGGCAACTTGGTAGTCCCAATAGGTCGAACCTGGATCGAGTCGATGGCTTGATCTGGTCATTGCGCCGATGCCTCGGCGGCAAGGACCCGGTCCAGCGCCTGCGCGCCGTAACGCGGAAACGCTTCAACCAGTTTCTTGAATCGCGCAAACAGGTAGCTCGAATCGTGCGGCCCGGGCGAGGCCTCGGGATGGTACTGCACGGAAAAGAACGGCACTCCGGTTCCCTGCAGGCCTTCGACGGTGTTGTCGTTCAGGTTCAGGTGGGAAAGCTTCGCGCGTCTTCTCAATGACTCGTCATCGACCGCGAAGCCATGGTTCTGCGCCGTGATCTCGACGCGCCGGGTGCGCAAGTCCATCACCGGATGATTGGCGCCATGATGGCCGAAATCGAGCTTGTAAGTCTTGCCGCCCAGCGCCAGCCCGATCAACTGATGGCCAAGGCAGATGCCGAACACCGGCTTCTTGCCCAATACGCCTGCGATGGCTCTGTAAGCGTACGGCAGCGCTGCAGGGTCGCCGGGTCCGTTCGACAGGAAAATTCCGTCGGGGTTGTGCGCGAGGATCTGCTCCGCGCTCGACGCCGCCGGGATCACCTTCACGCGAAAGCCGGTCGCGACCAGCCGGCGCAGAATGTTCAGCTTGATTCCGTAGTCGAGCGCGATAACCGTGGGCGCATCGCGCATCGCTTCGTGGCTCACGCGGACGTGGCCGCGCCCCAATTTCCAATCCCCGAAGTCCCAATCGTAGGCCTCGGCGGAGGTGACCTCTTTCACAAGATCGCGGCCGATCAGTCCCGGCGACGCCTTGGCCTTGCGCACCAACGACTCGGAGTCCAGATCGACGCTCGATATCACCGCTTCCTGCGCGCCGCGCGTGCGCAAATGGCGGACCAGCGCGCGCGTGTCGATGCCCTCGATACCGACCACGCCCGCCTCTTCCAGGTACTTTCCAAGCGCCATTTCCGAGCGCCAGTTCGACGGCCGCTCCCAGTATTCCTTGACGATGAAACCCTCCAGGTACAGGCGCCGCGACTCTGCGTCCTCGGCGTTGATTCCGACGTTGCCGATTTCCGGATAAGTCATGCAGACCAGCTGGCCCTTGTACGACGGGTCGGTCAGCACTTCCTGGTAGCCGGTCATCGCGGTGTTGAAGACCGCTTCGCCCACGGTCTCGCCCACCGCGCCAAATGCGCGGCCGCGGAAAATTCGCCCGTCGGCCAGCGCCAGTATCGCTTCGCGTCCCTTGTTCATCGATTCGCTACGCCTTCCTCCCGTCGAAGACGATTTCGCCCGCAACGATAGTCAGCACCGCCCTGCCCTTCAGCCGCATCCCCGCGAACGGAGTGTTTCGGCTCTTTGACAGGAATTTTTCCGGTGCAACGGTCCACTCGAGATTGGGATCGATTATCGTGATGTCCGCGACCGCGCCAACCGCAAGCGTACCTGCCTTCAGCCGCAGCAGCGCTGCGGGATTGATCGACATCATCTCGACCAGGCGCGCCGGTTCGATCAAAGATCGATGCACCAGGTCGAGTGCAAGTCCGAGCGAGGTCTCGAGACCCACGACTCCGTTTGCCGCGTGCGCGAACAGCTCGGCTGCGTCGTGCTCGAGATGCCCCGCGTGGCGCCCCGGGCCGAAAAAGGCGCCGAGTTGCTCCATCCGCTTCGATTTCGGATCGTGCGGCGCATGGTCGGTCGCGATCATGTCAACGGTGCCGTCGCGAATCGCCGCGTGGAGCGCTTCGAGATCGTCGCGATTGCGAAGCGGCGGGTTCATTTTCGCGTTTGGCCCCCAGGTCAGCGCGGCGCTTTCGTCCAACGTGAAATGATGCGGCGTCACCTCGCAGGTGACTTGCGCGCCACGTTGGCGCGCGGCGCGGATGAGTTCGAGTGACTCGGCGGTCGATACGTGGGCGACATGAACCGCCGCGCCCG
Above is a genomic segment from Candidatus Binatus sp. containing:
- the carA gene encoding glutamine-hydrolyzing carbamoyl-phosphate synthase small subunit; the protein is MNKGREAILALADGRIFRGRAFGAVGETVGEAVFNTAMTGYQEVLTDPSYKGQLVCMTYPEIGNVGINAEDAESRRLYLEGFIVKEYWERPSNWRSEMALGKYLEEAGVVGIEGIDTRALVRHLRTRGAQEAVISSVDLDSESLVRKAKASPGLIGRDLVKEVTSAEAYDWDFGDWKLGRGHVRVSHEAMRDAPTVIALDYGIKLNILRRLVATGFRVKVIPAASSAEQILAHNPDGIFLSNGPGDPAALPYAYRAIAGVLGKKPVFGICLGHQLIGLALGGKTYKLDFGHHGANHPVMDLRTRRVEITAQNHGFAVDDESLRRRAKLSHLNLNDNTVEGLQGTGVPFFSVQYHPEASPGPHDSSYLFARFKKLVEAFPRYGAQALDRVLAAEASAQ